The stretch of DNA TACAATTGAATTAACTTTCTCTGGTATTTGTTTAAACTTGGCAACAATCGACAATCGCTATAGATTCCACAGACAATaagctttttggaaaattctccatCATTTCCTCTCATGGCGATATCCCACAAAATTACATCCTTCTCTCCTCTATGAGTATTTAGTGTTGTCTACATactgaattttccatcaaaactGGTGTAATGGTGCAGGAATAAAAGGATTAAGAAATGGTTATGTGAAATTGagtaaaacaataattaaaaattattaatgtaaattttctttaatggaaaatgttgTCTTGCATAGAAAATCCCTCTGAATGGCTGTCAGTAAAGGGCAATAAAGACGcaacatttttgcaattagCGACGTTTTAAGCCCTATGATGTTCTTTAcaagttatttttttgtaataactgcagaaatattctttctttttatgtaaaataaaatatctcgtTAATCCAACTTTGTATTTAAACATTCCTAAAACCtcaagataaataaaaattgttcgaaacgtcgctgattgCTAAAATGTTGCATTTTCACTGTTTCTTCCAAACGAATTTTTCGAGTGAATTTCCAGTTAACATTTTCACGgtcatttaagatttttttttagcaaattttcaatggaattttgttgtttttcgtaaataaaattcttttttgtttttttttttcagtaataaagaaataaaacaaaaattcaatttcacccCAAAAGCTCAATGATTAGACGTAGGTATATTCGTAGCATCCAAATCACTCAAGCAAATTAACAATCAATGGGCGCCCTACCTGCCATTTCAGAGAGTCCTAATGTTTCCCTCATCGCCCGCCACACTCTCCCCTCATTTTAGGTAAAATTCATGGTGATAGTCGCACGTAAAGATCATAATATCAACTTTGGGAAATGAGGAGGGAACCACAAAAGCTCCactttgtgtgtgtgtgtgctaaaataggaaaaacaagCGTGTGGAAATGGGTGGCATGATACAAAAACCAAAGAGTCCAATCAACCCTCTCTTGTTGTGTGTgccttaattaaatttaataggTGATTTTTGTGTCTATTTCTCATCCCTTTGTATGGGTAGTTTGCCACCCCTTTTTGGGGATAGCAATAATGTGTGACTTTTCCTTtcccacatacatacatatccaAAACCATTAATGACATTGAGGgctttttccacacacacaatcATCAGAGATGTGTATAAGCACTTCAATTTCACTTTGTGAGTGCGAAAGTAAATTGAAttggagatgaaaaaaattttatggcgTATGATGGTACGAAATGTGTGCAAGAGGTCTCTTTGATAAAGCCACCCAATttgtgttggaaaattcctccGCTTTAAATCCACACCACACCACATGAATTACATTTATGtcagatggatttttttctcataaaaaataaagaatttttctttggcatTTTGTGTATCTCTTTCCAATGTACATGTATAAAGCTCAAAAGCACCGTGAGCTTTCACGCGAAATCACAAATGATtggccaataaaaataatctctctcggtgcgtgagaataattttaattcctaAAGCTCCCACACATTTTtagatcgtttttttttttctacatggAATGAAATTCCAGAGGGGGTACGGGGTTGGGGGTTGTTTTATACTCTCTTTTTCATGCTATTATTGGGCTATCGCAAACATACAGCAAAATACACCGCATGTTAAAGCGCGAGGGGGTAGCTTCCGTCTTGGGGTggctttttgaaatatttggggtcttttatcatttttattggcATTTCCCAGCGGGAAATCTCAGAGCGTATGGATATTATATCGTTTCcacttaaagaataaaaaaaagtaacagagaaaaaataaataaagatatGTATTGGTGGTGGCGGGTTCACACTTAAGAtgatttaataagaaatataaattttacaaaaagcaacaaaataaattcaaaccgtttacatgattttttttcttgttattttttgaaGTATTGTACTTTATATTGAGTACAATATATTTAGAGGGAACTCCACAGAACCCTCACAGATAATCCTCCACAAGAATCTATAAAGAATCTCTCTACATGCATAAATTTGCACTGAActgttatgtttttttttttcctttcaaccACAAAGCgactcaattgaattttccatttggaaaaatttatgtggGAACGCACATTGCATAATGGGTGTGCAGAGTGTGTAACATACATCCATATAAGATTGATTAAGCGCTAATAAGCGAGAGAAGTAAGTCGGATTATAATTAAAAGTGTATGTATATCTCGTGACGATTCCAAATGCTAAACCTCCCGCTGCTGCACGGCctggggaaaattcaattaacggGAAACAGAAGAAAATGCGTGATGAATGTTCACACTCTGGCGTAATAATCTTctctgaatatttaataaagtcTTTTGATGCGTAATTGGTTGTGTGATTTGGCGCCTCTTCCCAGCATTTCACGCGTACACCACTAAAGTACTTCtcttatatatatgtatgtatgtacgttatataggtacataatatCATATACATACTTTCTCCAATTGCTGTCTGTGAATGTTAGATACAGAAGCTCGTAGTCGTTAGcatatcatttaaaattaattttaacatgCAAAAGTCTAGGCAAAAGTTCAAGAAAGGAGCTTTTCTAATTGAATTGACGGCATGTCTTTCTAACTTCTAATGCTATTACAATTTCACTGTGCGCTAAAATACCATATAAAGCTGCTGGGGGTAtataaaacaaagattttcctGAGGGGTAAGATTTGTGTGCGAATTATTAATCTCACTTTAAAGTTAAAGTCGCAGACGAGTGAGAGATTTATTGGCAGGAAGGAAAGGGAATACACCGGGGATCCGCAGTCAATCCTCTTTTCTGATTTTACCTTTCTCTTGTTAATATTTCTGACGATTCTGCTGGATTTTTAAACAGAAGAAGTAGtgtattgtgaaaatttctttaaaattaaatgttagaaCTTTTGTAGTAaagttttgattaaaatttataagttaaaaaaaatgtgaaaaagctttaaaagatTAAGACCAATGtaaaaatactttgaatttattgttacAGGTTCTATGATTTTTAAGATCAGTTAAGAATGAAATTCAACGTAggtatttaaccctttaacgtccacatgaaacattgaaattaaaaggaCATATCTCAATCAGAACGTTTTCTTTGGTCtttttaacttgaaaaaaaatttaattcgagaaaatatttatgcttGGATCAATGTTTGATCTCGAACGTCAACGGGTTAAgttaattttaacataaaaaatactaaTTCATCTATTATTGTGgctgtttgaaaaataatatcagTTACACCATTTGACTTACTTAACTTTCTTcctcttaacaaaaaaaaagtgatattCAACAGttgaagaaattcataaagtaaagcggaaaaattgaaataggAACTCTGCtgaatattatataaaaataaatcgtttTCTTTAAACACGTGCAGCGCAATTGGTGGCCATGAACTTGTTCTGCCAGAAACTTGCTGACACGGAAACTCTCATTGCACATTTCTTCTCGTTTTGCAACACCCCCCGTGGATTTCGATAGCATTATTCTTCCACAATTGCAGAACGCGCGGAATGTGTGGGTGGTCAGCTGGATGGGCGAGTTGGCCAATCTTTGGCGGTAGCATTTCTGCATTCCAACACCATATTTGCAAGAAAGTGAAATATGATCAATTCAATTGGTGCTTTTTTATGCAACGTTCACACAAATTGAGGtgttttgtaagatttttctcacttttcaaTTCACTTTTCGTACACTTCTATTCCATATTTTCTATataacattattttctctGCCTCTTCTCGCTCTCACTGCgttagtttattatttttttttcttttgaagacaATGCCATTTTACTAACATTTcaggtatgaaaaaaaattgctacaTTCAATTGCTTCACAGTGTGATTGAAtgtttgcaaataaataaaaaaaaaattgtggaattgctggaaaatttcatcgttatttgatttatttgcaaaaaagaagggtcatttgtggaaaaaaaatgtgttaaattgataaaaatcaaatagttTGCGAGATTTAATCGAAATTTGGTCAAAGTGTTTGAATATTTGCGAGCTTTtgggagagctttttttttttgcttataaaCCCACATCATCGGACGTACCCACATGTGAATTCCTTTTTCGTCGTGTACTTTGAAATTACATTCTGGGTGAAAACTCACTGATATCCTATTTAGTCTCCTCTATCTTTTCAACTTATTCGCCCACACACACCGAGTACAAAAAAACCATTTCACAAAACTACCCCGAGGCGATAAATTGGTCAGTGTGCGTGTTATGGCGGGAAACTGTTCTAATAATTGCCGAGTGGCGCCGCCACATGAATTGTAACTGGGCGCACTCGGCTCAGTGGATAAGCACACCTCGTGAAATAAAGACCTACAACACAGAGCAAGAGTTTCACTACAGTGACGACGAAGATGGCGGAAGCAAGAAATTTTGACTTGCCTGAATTGCCAGAGGAGAGAGTTATGGAAGTAGAAGCGAggcaaattaatgaaaatcaagGACAGCGTGCGCAATTGACACTGCCAACAAACCTCGAGTTTTTCCAGCCAGACAAAGGAACATGGCGTCGATTTATGATGCGGCTTGAAGATACTTTTGAATTCTTCGAAATACGCGAGGATTCAAAGAAGAAGAGGATGTTGACGCACTACATGGGACTTGAGGCGTATAATAAATTGTGTGACAGAATCACACCAAGAATTCCAAGGGAGCTGACGTATAAGGAAATCGGGAAGGAAATGCAACAAATCTATGATCCGACACCTTTGGAAATCGTGGAAATCTACAAATTTCAACGGCGAGAGCAGAAAGAGGGAGAATCTTGCGACGATTTTCTAGCAGCATTGAGGAAATTGTCTATTAATTGCAAGTTCGGATGTCGAGAGTGTGATTACCTTGTGAAAGCACTGCGAAATCAATTCGTGGTTGGGATAAGGAACAAAACAATCCAGAAGAGACTACTCGAGAAAAGGGATCTCACACTGGACATGGCTTTGGAAATCGCAAAGGCAATGGAGACATCAGAGAAGGGAGAAGAAGTGCTCGGAGATAAGCAGACGGGCAATGTTGTCAACAAGATATCCGATGACGTCAACAAGGATGCTCCGAAGAAGGTTCCAGAGAAGGAGGAACCCCAAGACAAAGCTACCAGGAAGTGCTACCGTTGTGGAGTGAGTACCCATTTGGCCAACAAGTGTCCCCAGAAGGAGGTTACGTGTTATGCTTGCAACAAAAAGGGGCATATTGcgaagttttgcaaaactaaGAAAGATTCTGGGGGAGGGGagaagatgaataaatttgaagaGATAGCGTATCTTGAGGGTAGTCTTGTTGGGAAAGTTTGGCTGGGCATTAAGGTGGGTGGAAGAAACATGAATTTCGAGGTAGATAGTGGGTCTCCGATTACAATAATTACATTGGAAGACAAAGATGATTGGTTTCCAGATGCCGAAATTTTTCCTactaaaaggaattttatcgGTTATAATAATTCGCAAATTGACGTGTTGGGGTACGTGAGGGCTACCGTGGAGGTTGAAGGGCGTGTCCTTCGAGACATGAATTTGTACGTGGCCGTGGGTTCTAAGAAGACACCTCTGATGGGCCGGGAGTGGATACGGAGACTCAATTGGCTTAATTGGAATCAAGTTATGGCGATTAATAAGATTTCAGAAACAATTGATATTGATCAAGAGATGAAACACCTTAAACAAGAGTTTAAAAATGTGTTTGATGATTCTTTGGGAAAAATCGTAGGGGTGAGTGCCGAACTCAAACTGAAAGAGGGAGCAAATCCGGTGTTTGTGAAAGCAAGGAGTGTTCCATTTGCTAAGAGAGAAGCAGTATCGAAAGAAATAGATAGGCTAGTGGCAGAAGGGGCTCTACAGAAGGTTAATCAGAGCGCTTGGGCGACACCGATAGTAGCGATTCAGAAGGCGTCTGGGAAGATCCGTTTGTGCGGAGATTATAGCTCTACATTGAATCCTAATTTGGTGATAGATAGGCATCCGTTGCCAACAGTTGAGGAATTGTTTAGTGGCATGGCGGGaggaaagaaattctcaaagttGGATCTATCACAGGCTTACATGCAAATGGAAGTTCGCGAAGAAGATCAAGAATTGCTCACTTTGAACACGCACAAGGGGCTTTTTAGACCAACTCGCTTGATGTATGGTGTAGCTTCGGCTGTAGCCATTTGGCAAAGGGTTATGGAAAATCTATTGTTGGATATTCCAGGGGTTAAAGTTTTCTTAGACGATATCCGCGTGACAGGGTCTAATGATAAGGAGCATTTGGCAAGACTGCGGGAAGTATTGAAGAGACTAAATGAGAGGAACATGAGAGTTAATTTTCAGAAATGCGAATTTTTTGCGGATCAAATTGAGTACTGCGGGTACGTTATTGATAAGAATGGGATCAACAAGGatccaaagaaaattgaagctcTCGAGAAAATGCCAAGACCAAGCAATCGTGAGGAAGTTAAGGCATACTGCGGGTTTGTAAATTATTATGGGaggttttttaaaaatttgagtaCCACGCTACACCCAATCAATAATTTGCAGAAAGAAGATGTTGTTTTTAAGTGGGATGAAAAATGCGAAAGGGCTTTTGTGAGTATTCAGAAGGAAATGAAAGATAAGGTCGTTTTGGGACATTATGATCCACAAGAGCAGCTGGTACTAGCCGTGGACGCAAGTCCAGTAGGTGTAGGAGCTTGCCTGAGTCACAGGTACAAAGATGGTTCTGAGAAACCACTGTGTTTTGCATCCCAAACATTGACAGAAACCCAAATGAAGTACACACAAGTAGACAGGGAAGCGTATGCTATAATTTTCGgcctaaagaaatttttttcgtaCCTTCATGGGAATCATTTTGTACTGATCACGGACAATAAACCCTTGTCTCAAATAATGCACCCACAAAAGGGTATTCCGCATTATACCGCTCTCCGAATGCAACACTACGCGTTGTTTTTAAAAGCATTTGATTTCTCAATGGAGCATAGACGATCCAGTGAACACGGGAATGCCGATGGGTTGTCGCGTCTACCTTTGCCACAAACTTCGGAGTATGAGACTGATGAAGCAGAAATAGTTCAGTTGAATCTCATTACCACCCTTCCGGTGACCCTTACAGCAATCCAGGAAGCAACGCGTACAGATGTAGAGATCAGAAAGCTATTGGAAGGACTTAGAACAGGGAAAGCAGTCTCTAAAGAAGATCGATTCGATATTGATATGAAGGAATTTTCACTGAAGCAGGGATGCCTTGTAAGGGGAGAGAGAACTTACATTCCTAAGAAACTTAGAGAAGATATTCTTAAGGAGTTGCATGAGGGGCATGTgggaatgacaaaaatgaAGATGATTGCGAGAAGTTATTGTTGGTGGCCCAAGATAGAGAGGGATATCGTGATGTTGGTTAGCAACTGCACAGATTGTCAGGAAAATAGACCGGAGCCTTCGAAAGCTCCGGTACATGCATGGGAAGCAGCAAGTAAGCCATTTGAGAGAATTCACATTGACTATGCGGGTCCTATTTTTGGGAAGTGGCTATTGATTGTGGTAGATTCATATTCAAAATGGCCTGAAGTAGTAAGTGTATCGGATCAAACAGCAGAAACTACCATCACGGAATTgc from Lutzomyia longipalpis isolate SR_M1_2022 chromosome 1, ASM2433408v1 encodes:
- the LOC129790825 gene encoding uncharacterized protein K02A2.6-like → MAEARNFDLPELPEERVMEVEARQINENQGQRAQLTLPTNLEFFQPDKGTWRRFMMRLEDTFEFFEIREDSKKKRMLTHYMGLEAYNKLCDRITPRIPRELTYKEIGKEMQQIYDPTPLEIVEIYKFQRREQKEGESCDDFLAALRKLSINCKFGCRECDYLVKALRNQFVVGIRNKTIQKRLLEKRDLTLDMALEIAKAMETSEKGEEVLGDKQTGNVVNKISDDVNKDAPKKVPEKEEPQDKATRKCYRCGVSTHLANKCPQKEVTCYACNKKGHIAKFCKTKKDSGGGEKMNKFEEIAYLEGSLVGKVWLGIKVGGRNMNFEVDSGSPITIITLEDKDDWFPDAEIFPTKRNFIGYNNSQIDVLGYVRATVEVEGRVLRDMNLYVAVGSKKTPLMGREWIRRLNWLNWNQVMAINKISETIDIDQEMKHLKQEFKNVFDDSLGKIVGVSAELKLKEGANPVFVKARSVPFAKREAVSKEIDRLVAEGALQKVNQSAWATPIVAIQKASGKIRLCGDYSSTLNPNLVIDRHPLPTVEELFSGMAGGKKFSKLDLSQAYMQMEVREEDQELLTLNTHKGLFRPTRLMYGVASAVAIWQRVMENLLLDIPGVKVFLDDIRVTGSNDKEHLARLREVLKRLNERNMRVNFQKCEFFADQIEYCGYVIDKNGINKDPKKIEALEKMPRPSNREEVKAYCGAFVSIQKEMKDKVVLGHYDPQEQLVLAVDASPVGVGACLSHRYKDGSEKPLCFASQTLTETQMKYTQVDREARSSEHGNADGLSRLPLPQTSEYETDEAEIVQLNLITTLPVTLTAIQEATRTDVEIRKLLEGLRTGKAVSKEDRFDIDMKEFSLKQGCLVRGERTYIPKKLREDILKELHEGHVGMTKMKMIARSYCWWPKIERDIVMLVSNCTDCQENRPEPSKAPVHAWEAASKPFERIHIDYAGPIFGKWLLIVVDSYSKWPEVVSVSDQTAETTITELRKIFATHGIPEEIVSDQGRQFMGHEFENFCKNNGIIHKTGAPYHPATNGQAERYVRTIKEKLTILKTTNKEDLDRKLCSILMNYRRTPHSSTGESPSERLFHRKIRSRLDLILPGEGGREKETEQSIKVRELRQGDRVAARDFRPRGPKWKFGIVKSRLGKLHYEILLDEGIVWKRHIDQVRKVGENAGRFENDTHISHQVDRYWDDNIPHCSDSNESRESEVSYPVPPSEEDVFEDAEEDPAGTNEVLSETGASLPSPEPLRRSQRARRPPDRLDL